The Zingiber officinale cultivar Zhangliang chromosome 2A, Zo_v1.1, whole genome shotgun sequence genomic sequence TGGTCGGTGTGGGATATTGTGATATTTTTGGCAGGACAGGCAAGCAGCTACTGTTCGAGCAACATCTTCTTGAagtgtgggccaaaaatatctagCCAGAAGGATCTTCCGAGCTAGTGATCGGCCTCCCGGATGACTTCCGCAGGAGCCTTAATGTACTtctttgaggatatactctatgTCTTCTAATCCAACACACTTGAGCAATAACCTCGCGAAAGCTCACTTATAAATTTGGTCCCCGATCAGCGTAAACCGTCTGACCTTCTTTTTCAATAGACGAGCTGCTTCCTGATCAGACGGGGTGCCGCCTGATCAGAGGAATTCAATCAacggtgtcctccagtcgcttagGAAGGAGACTCCCTCCATCCAATTGATGTGCGCCACCAGTGACACTTGCTCGATCAGGTGGTTTATCTCGACCAgggataatgaactagctaacttagccagttcatctgTCGTCTGATTGtctgatcgggggatcttctgtataatgacTTCTTGGAAATTTGCCTTCAGCTCCTCGAAGGCTTCTGCATATAGCTTGAGTCGGGAGCTGCTTATTTCGAACACCCCTGATAGCTGCTGAGCGGCTAACTGGAAGTCCGAATGCATGAGGATTTTTGTAGCTCTAACGTGCCGAGCTGCCCGTACGCTGGCTATCAAGGCTTCGTATTCGGCTTCATTATTCGTCGCCCGATAATCTAGCCGAACAGGCAGCTGCATCCAGTCCTCCCCGGGTGAAATCAACAGAGTGTCGATCCTGCTGCCTTGATGAGTGGGCGAGCCATCGACGTATATTTTTCAAGTTGCCTCTGGCTCGGTGTTCTGGACCTTTGTGATGAAATCAGCTAAGGCCTGGGCTTTAATCGccgttcggggctgatactgaatgtcaaactcACTGAGCTTGGTCGTCCACTTGATCACCCGTCCGAACGCCTCTGGATTTAGAAGGACCCTTTCTAGGGCGCTGTTAGTCATCACGACGATCAGGTGCGCCAGGAAGTACGGACAAAGTCTCCGAGCAACTAGTACCAATGTGTATGCTAATTTTTCAAAACAGGTATAGAGGGActctgcatctttcaatatatgactcaaaaaataCATGGATTATTGTTCGTGGCCATTATGCTTTATCAATGTCAAGCCAACCACATACTCGGTAGATGACAGGTAGATCCAAAGCGGTTCGCTAGCGCTCGGCTTGGCCAATACAGGCAAGGAGTTTAGGTACTCCTTAAGCTTTTCTAGCGCCTTGTCGCGCTccgcatcccattggaatttcttCGCTCGACGCAGCACCTTGAAGAACAGATGGCTTTGGTCGAATGAGTTGGAGATGAACCTTCATAGCGCGATAATCCGTTCGGTCAATCGTTGGGCCCCCTTCAAGTTGCGGGGCACGGGCATGTCATGTAGCGCCTTCACCTTGCTCGGATTCGCCTTGATACCCCGTTCAATGACGATGTATCCAAGGAAGCGGTCACTCTTTGCGCCAAACAGAcatttgcttgggttcaacttTATCCCATATGCCCTTAAGGTTTGGCATGTTTCTTCGATATCTACACAAAAATCAGCAGCTCgaagggattttattaatatgtcatcgacatatacctccatgttatggTCGATCTATCGatggaacactttattcatcagtcTCTAGTAGATGACGCTGACATTCTTCAATCTGAACAGTATAACATTGGAGCAATACGTTCCGTCGGTcatgatgaagctaaccttctcttgatcctcccgggCAAGCAgcacttggtggtatccttggtACGCATTAAGCATGTAGATCAGCTCGCAGCccaccgtagagtccaccatctgatctatccTAGGCAGTGGATAGAAATCCTTCGAGTACGCCTTATTCAAATCACGGAAGTTGATGGAGACCCGTAACTTGTTGCCCGACTTGAAGACCAGTACGACATTAGCGAGCCAACTTAGGAATTAAATTTCTCggatgtggccgacctccagcaatttttctatctccgcccggatgatcaggttttgttccgcgctgaagtccctcttcttttgcttcaccggccaagtgtccggtcgaacatgaagctcatgctgagcCACGTTCGGCGAGATGCCTGGGAGCTTGTGTGTCGACCAGGCGAGCACGTCGTGGTTTTGTATGAGCCAGACAACCAGTTTTGCCTTCTTCTCAGTATCCAGGTCGGCGACGATAAAGGTGGTTGCCTCCGGTTGGTTTAGGTGGATTTGaacctctttcttttctttatagaCCAGTGTAGGAGGATTTTCCGTGATAGTGTTCACCTCCAAGCGCAAATTTTTCGAGTGGCCCTTGCTTCGgatttgaccatctcgatgtagcatcgccgagcgaccAACTGGTCGCCTTTGACTTCACCCACCTTGTCGTCcatcgggaatttgatcttctagcAGAAGGTGGACACCACCGCTCGGAACTCATTATTTGTTGGTCgacccaatatgacgttgtaggccgacgACGCATCcaccggccacaataaaatttgtGGTTCTTGTCCTCTTTAGCGGCTCCTCCCCGAGCGAGATAGCCAGGCAGACTTGACCGATCGACaacacttcattgcccgtaaatccatagagtggagtcgtcatgggcagcaaatCGCTCCAGTcgatttgcaactgatcgaacgccttcttgaatataatattcaccgagctccctgtatcaacaaaggcTCAATGAATAATGTAATTAATGATTACTGCTCTGACGATCAGTACGTCGTCATGAGGAATCTCCACTCCTTCTAAGTCTTTCGgaccgaaactgatctcgggtccttcggccttctccttgctacAGCCAACGACATGGATCTCGAGCCGCCGAGCATGCGACTTCCTCGCTCGGTTGGAATCACCGTCGGTCGACTCACCAGCGATCATTCCTACCGCATTGTCAAATTTGGCCAGGCGATCGTCCGGTTCAGTAGTTCCGTTGTATTCTCTGATTGCCAGTGGGGTATAATGCCGAGGTAGAGGGTGGGTCGTTCAGAATCCCTTGTGAAAATTGTTGATTGATTCGCTCGGATGAATCGTCGTCCCTCGGCGCCTTCCCTTTCCTTGCGTCCCGAACGGGTGCGTCATCTGAGGAAGACCTCTGATCCTTGTCCGCTCGACCTCGTTCCTCCGTTGAGGTCCTGAACAACGCTCGGTGGAAGGGGATCGGCGCAATGGGCGCTTCCCCATACGTGTCGGTCGGCTTCTTGTTCTTCCCTCGAGTGGATATTTGGTCCGCTCGGTCTCCATGTTCAGCCAGTCGGCCAGCAGCTGATGCTGCGAGTGCCTATACTTGGCGCTCGGCCAGCACCTGTTGTTTTTACTGCTCCACAATTTTTGCCGCTCAGGCTTGTATcagcatgtcgagctcctcttgcgtCAGCGTCAACGTGGTGAATCATCCAGTGTCCTCCATCTTCTTGTTTGGATGCAAACTACGTTCTCATAGACagcgccaaaatgatcctgtccaaaaacGAGAAGGTGGAAAGCTAAGGATGTGGCGACTTCGCTAACCGGCTATAGACCTCGCTCTGCTCTATAAAACAagtaacgtcagtgccgagccagaggAGGGGtctccggcgttggccctccgacgcttaagtcagtcaccGAAATAGTGAAAAAAAAGTGGAGCAACAGTAATTCTAGTGCAAATAATGAATCTCGTGTACCTTTGCTAGTGATGGGCCCCCTTTATATAGAATCTTGGTGGGCgatgtgcacgcttctcaagaCATGGACACATTCTCCAATATGTCCTATGAAATAACCTttcaggaaagtacctctgacaccataccttaacaggacatGCATATCCCTGGCAAGACAATAGAAGTTTCCACCGTACAATCCGTTTGTCGACCATACCTCGTGTCAatgacactatctcccaaaaggatgtcaataGATACTATAGTGATCGCGTTGTTTGGTCGAACGGGATAGTTGCTCAACCGAAACTCCTTCGCTCGTCCATGGTCAGGTCCcactgcttggccgagcggggtaatCGCTTGGCCGAGTGGGGTAATCGCTTGGCCGGAACTCCTCCACTTTGTCAGTCTCAGTTGCTCTTCCCTACGGTAACTGTGTAGTAACATGTCCTCCCCCGTTCAGACAAATTATCCGGTCTCCTCAGTGCTCCACTGATTCACACTGAACGTCGGATCATTTTATCATATTATCCCCGAATTGAACAGATGGTCCACTCAAACATGCCTACCGTCAGTCAAGCACTGAATATCTCGACCAACCGCTGTAATTGTCCTCAATTCAACTCTTTGACACTCTACATTAATCATCCTGATTTTGACCTTCACCTTAATAATTGACCGTGTACCAAATGAGTCTCCCACACCACATCAGTAacataattgaaatatttatgttGCAACAGATGAACTATGTCTGCTctaatataatttataaagatgCTAAAAATAAGGATAACTTCAAAAATAGGAATATCCTGATGCGGAATAAGAGGCTTTtcgataataaataaaaacaggACTCCCTTTTAGGATTCTAATAAAAAGGAATATCTTTTTAATTTTTGCTCATTATAAATAGAACAAGTACTACTGCATAAATTAAAATGTTTTTGATATtcaataaacatgcataattaaTCATAACTGGATCTCATGATATCATGTGTAATATCACCAACTTGTCTGGGAATCTTATTAAATATATCAACAAATTCTGCATTGAAACTGATGATTATTAGCCATTTTCATGTGGTCAAGCAGCGTTCTTCATGTGCTTCAAAATGGTGAAGTATTCGAGACCACTTCGTTCCTCTTAGAAAACTATCAATCATCAACACACACCAAAGCTTATTAATTAAGAGAATTCAGATGACTtactatttttataaaaaaaaagaattctGAACTGGAAAATTATTAGATTACTGTTCTTTCACCCGTCCAAGATTTGACCACGACTGGATCAGCACAGGGTCTCGTGATCAAACTTCAAATGATTGATCAGAAGCAGACCCAAAAGTTGAAATCTTCATATGATTTCCACATGGGCTCTGCTCTCCAGACCCACCTGCTGCCATGTTCTCCCAAGCATCTAAATCCAAtagaaaaaaaggaaaacaagGGAGAAGTCGAATCAGGAGGAGATCATAAACTTGAGTTTAAAGAATGGAGAAATGAAGATCGTACAAGGATCACATGCAAGGACAGTGAAAGAACAGCAGGGACAACTACCAAGTGGCCGTACCATCAGGCATGAAAGATTTGTAGATTTTGCAGAAACGAAGTGGTTTGGAGTTGGAGTCAGGTGGTGAGTTGAGTAGCGACAGCAGAAGCATTGTTGTATTATTGGCTTGGTTCCTGACATGGATGAGTAAATTGGCCTGCAAGAGTGTTAGATTTACTTGTTTGTAAAAAAATCTAAAAGATAATGAAGCAGAAAATCAAATCAGAGAGTTCAAAAAAATGTCTTTAAGAAATGAGAGCCTACCAAGTTGGTTCAAGATATTTACAGTGGAATTCAGACGTTGAAGTACtaagttggaaaaaaaaaattattaaattgtgTTGTAAATCTGAATATTATATGTAACAGTATCTAGAATATTTCTGTTGGCGTCCCAACTCCTTTAAATCCTTGTGAGTTTCCCAGGCTTTAGACAAAGCAATTCAAGTAGCTCCACTTGATTGACTCTCGTTGCTGTGCTTCTGAGTTGTCGATGGAATCCAAGAAATCCAACAAGATCACTGACATTGTGCGGCTCCGGCAAATGATCAAGAAGTGGAAGAAGCTCGCAGTGGGGTCGACGTCCAAGATGAACGCCTCTGCTGCCCCCACTGCCGGTGGGGGCGGAGGCGGGGGCAGCAAGAGCATCAAGTTCCTGAAGAGGAAGCTGTCCTTCTCCGAGTCGaactattcttcttcttcctcttctggttATTCTACATCATCGTCGGTGCCGAAGGGGTACCTGGCGGTGAGCGTGGGGGTGGAGCAGCATCGGTTCGTGATCCCGACAGAGTACCTGGCGCACGGGGCGTTCGCGTCACTGCTGAAGGAGGCGGAGGAGGAGTTTGGGTTTGGCCAGGAAGGCGTGCTGCGGATCCCGTGCGAGGTGGGCCTGTTCCAGGGCATCCTGAAGGTGGTGGAGAAGAACAAGGACTGCCGATGCCATGTATGGTACTGCTCTCCGGAGGCCGAGATACCTGGTGGCGCTCGCCAGCTGCCGCCCAAGCCTGTGTGCAGATGATCAGTGGACTAGTACCACTCCTTCCATGGCGTGGGATGATCATCGATGATGATCTCCCCCCGGAATCCGGGTTTTCTTCTGATTAATCATGTTTGTTGTTGAGTTTGAATTGTCATGGAAATGAGAACAAGTAATGTAGCTGAAGAAGACGATCTGCTAGATGTTTCCATTTTTTAGTGGTTCATTCAATTAtgtctctctttttttttagCAAAAATTAGTCAATGCTGGCAAAATGCAGGCTCTGGCGATTGGCCTACTGCAGTTAAATTTGCAGCGTTCATAGAATTCAATTGGTCAAACACCTGAACTAATTACTTCATAAAATTcctttttcaaaactaaatttgagTTTTCCTGAAAACTCCAACAGAAAGTATTTACCTTTCCATGATTTGCATttcttaaagaaaagaaaaaagaaagaaagaaagaaagagctTCCTATTCTAGCGTTTCTATGGCTATTGATCTTATGAACAAAGAAAGAAACTTGAAGAAGCTCTTAAAGTACATAAATTTTAACATGTTCTATTACAAAACAAAGGGATGCTCACTAACCTGTTGTATAACCTCAGTCAAAGTGATAGATGGACAATAACTGGATCATCGATTCCattctctccctttttttttcttgattatTCTGCGCACAAATGGTGAAAAAAACTTCATCTTCAATATACAAGTACAAAATACAGCAGGGTCACAGTTTTATAACCTTGCAAGCGCAGGATACATGTGAAATTTTCCATCTTTGCTCCGGCAGCCAGTGCAGTAGGGTCACATTTCGATTTGCAGGCCCGGCTTTTAGTCAATAGCAGACAAACAATGAACATTTCACAGGGAATTGCTGGAACAGACAAACCATGTAATAAATCAACGGCAATTGAGATCTTTCCTATGAAGCATATTTTGAAGGAACTGAGGGCACCACAAAAAGTTTATCAACATCCATGTACTCTCGTTGGCGCCGACCTTTCCAAAAAGGGTTTGGCATCCCTCTTCTGTGAAGCTCGATTGTAGTCTGAAGTCCTCATCGTTAATTTATCAGACTTAGGAACCGTAACCTTATCAATTAGATCAGGAAGCTTCTCCTTAGACAGATCACAGATATCTAGCAATGAGCAAAGCAGATGAAAAATTGCACCTTCTTGCTAAAACTAGAAGTATTCAGATCGACGCCCTCTTCATCTATCTCCCCATTTGGAGAACCCTGTAGACTGTGCTCGTCCAGTTCTCCGCGAATTAGAGGCGATATAAGCTGAGTCCTTCTAGGAACCTCCGCGCTGCCGCAGAATCTCCACCACGGCTTCCCGTGCTTCTCCGGCGGTCGATGAGTCACCGGAGGCGGCGGACGACGAGCCCTTGCCGTCTTCCGTAAAAGAAAAGCGCGCCGGCGCACCTCGCTGCCGGTTAATCAACCTCACTAGGGTTTGGATCCTTACAGGCGCCCTCCGTTCGTCATCATCAACGCCGAACGACTTCGAGCCGTTACATATCGTGGTGGGCCGTGACTGACGTAACCGATCCAGGCCCACACCCTTTCCGGCCAAGATCAGACCCGCCCCAGCCCATTGACACCTCGGACTGTAAAGTTGGCCCCCGGATTTACCTCCAATCACGATGACGGTAAGTAAAAAGGTCAAACTTGCATCATGACTCCATCGTACGCTAGATCCGCGAGGAACGCTTCCCCCTAATGGGTTAATTCGATCCTGCCTGTACAGGCACTGCCCCAACCTCTCACATTGGGATGATGGGACCCACATTTAAGTAGTGGGTCCCACCACCTCATTGTGAGAGGTTGGGGCAGTACCTGTACAGATAGGATGAAATTTACCCCCCTAATGAGCTTCCAATAGCCAAGTGCGATCACGCCATCCAATGGAAAGACGACGAGTTGATAACttctattaattaatttaaaataattttaataaaatttaaataattttttgataaaaatatattGATATAAGTGTTAAAGACTCTAACTCCTAAATTGTAAATataatcctaaattttaaatccAAAACTTTTTACTCATCCAAAATATATTATAGTAAGTATTGGATAATTTATATTCTGGTACTCTTTCCTTCATTCATTGACTTGCATATTTTGGAGTATTTTTCCTACTTTTATGGATGGTATCTCAGATGGAACTACTTTAATCCACTTAGAGTACTGAAAATTTTGAGCTTATGTGAATAGAGTACAATTTACGCATTTTATATGCTCAAGCTACTTGGTCTTTTTTTCTGCATTTACTTACATTGCTTTCATTGATCCCATGAACTTTTATCAATTTTGATTTGAAATGATTGAGAGATTTTTAAATCCATCAGCCAGATTTAGAACAATGTAAATTAAgaataatgaatttttaaacttgcaaagacttgataaaatttatcacaaGCTCATTATAAAGTCTAGGACAATGATACTTATTAACTAACATAATCAATAGATTCCTAAGACTCCCTTGATTCCGCAAAtatcaaacttttaaattttcgaatGTAGGTCAATCGGCCAGTTTCGTTTGAAATTGATGAACTTAGAGAACTTTAAATCACTTCAAACCAATACGAATCATTTCAAACAAAAAATAATGTATTTTTACAAGTTTCCTTAATGTATCCATACATTCATATCTAAATTCAATAACGTAAATTGAGAGTAGTAAATTTTTGAATAGAGAgagtaaaaatataaaaaaaattccatGATTATTTTGCAAAAGAAAGAGGAGGAACATTGGGAATacaatacataatttaggtattaTAAAAGTTAGAGACACAAAATGAGAAATATGGTTCAGTAAAATGTGGTTATTTCTATTAAAACTATTGATTTATGATGGATTGCGCTTGcatatagaaaaaaaaacttattacaCTCGCGGCACTTTAGTAGTGGATGGAGAGACTATCTCTACCCTAACATAGAAGATAGCTCCTCGATGCATGAAATTGAGTGACTAGCAGATCGAGATATCCATTCCAAAGGCTCATGCTTTGTCACTGGTTAGTGATGATCACAGAGAATCTTCAAGGGCTCATACAAGAACTAGGGGTGGTAAGTTCTAGTCAGGTGCAAGATACAAATTTTGATTGTGGTTGCATAGAAGTGGACGATAAGCTAGAGTGCTCATGCGTATCCGATCTTTCTAGTAGGAACTATGAGATGAAGCATGAAATAGTATCACAATGTTGTCATGCCAAAAAGGGTTTAACACAGAATTGAGAAcagtaaatttttaaacttaatttacaaTGTCAAAAATTCACTATTTTCAATTTATGTTGTTGAATCCAGATCCAAGGGCATGAATACATTAAAGAGGTTTGTAGGAATACATTGATTTTGGTTTGAAGTGATTCGGAGTTCTATGATCCATTAGTCAAATTCGGACACAATGTAAATTAAGagcaatgaatttttaaatttacaaGAGCTCGATAAAATTTATCACAAGCTTATTATAAGGTTTAGGACAATGATACTTACTAACTAACACCATCAATGGATTCTTAAGACTCTCCTAATTCCACAAAtatcaaacttttaaatttttaatggtgtaagttcatcagtcaatttCGTTCGAAACTAATGAATCTAGAGAACTTTGAATGACTTCAAACCAAATTGAATCATTTTAAACCAAAAATAATGTATTCTAGCAAGTTTCCTTAATGTATCCATGTTTTCAAATCTAAATTCAAcaatgtaaattgagaatagtgAATTTATGAATAGGTAGAGTAAAAATATAAAGAAATCCCATGATTAATTTGTGAAAGAAAGAGGGGCATGGATGGAGAGACTCATCTCTACCCCCTCAACGCAGGAGATAGTTCCTTGACGCAAAATTTAATGTCATAGATCAAGATATTCGTTCTAAAGACTTATGCTTTGTCACTTGTTAGTGATGATTGTAGAGAATCTTCAAGGCCTCATACAAGAAATGCCTTTGAAAGAGGGGTTGTAATGTCTGATCAGGTGCAAGATATAAATTTTGATTGTGGTTCCATGCGTAGAAGTGGATGATAAGCCGGAGTACTCAGGCATATCCAATCTTGCTAGTAT encodes the following:
- the LOC122042190 gene encoding auxin-responsive protein SAUR65-like, whose product is MESKKSNKITDIVRLRQMIKKWKKLAVGSTSKMNASAAPTAGGGGGGGSKSIKFLKRKLSFSESNYSSSSSSGYSTSSSVPKGYLAVSVGVEQHRFVIPTEYLAHGAFASLLKEAEEEFGFGQEGVLRIPCEVGLFQGILKVVEKNKDCRCHVWYCSPEAEIPGGARQLPPKPVCR